Proteins found in one Cetobacterium somerae genomic segment:
- a CDS encoding AAA family ATPase yields the protein MIKKSLPVGIDDFKEIIESNCYFVDKSLLINELLSKKSKVTLLSRPRRFGKTLNMSMLNYFFNIDDKDNNKKLFEGLAISNTDKMKYMGEYPVIYISLKEIKVNNWDLCLNKLHLLLQNEYDKYNLTLEKKRENQENAILDLSKFLYEKYKKKVIILIDEYDTPLVTAHSQGYYDEAIFFFRNFLSAALKGNPYLEFSVLTGILRVAKESIFSGLNNLAVSTILDRDFNHFGLTEEEVEELLKYYELEYELEEVKKWYNGYKFGNKLVYNPWSLINFASKNELNPYWVNTSDNTLIKQLLTKNDEKVFEELELVFKGETIWETISENIIFDDLDNINTIWSLMLFSGYLTYEDIRISTITGLKSYSLKIPNQEIKSFFRQSFIETYTKGDVHFYGLMMEDLFLGNLTSFVNRFKKMYASAISYHDTGDSEKYYHHFMLGLLLTLGDKYIITSNRESGYGRYDIALEPKDKRNYGLIFEFKIGDKNSIEEKAKEALTQINEKKYDTSMKNNGVSKVIKIGMAFSGKDVAIESEVE from the coding sequence ATGATTAAGAAAAGTTTGCCAGTGGGAATAGATGATTTTAAAGAGATAATAGAAAGTAATTGTTATTTTGTAGATAAATCTTTATTAATAAATGAACTATTAAGTAAAAAATCAAAAGTGACGCTATTATCAAGACCAAGAAGATTTGGAAAAACTTTAAATATGTCAATGCTGAACTATTTTTTTAATATAGATGATAAAGATAACAATAAAAAGTTATTTGAAGGACTAGCTATTTCAAATACAGATAAAATGAAATATATGGGAGAGTATCCAGTAATATATATAAGTTTGAAAGAGATAAAAGTTAATAATTGGGATCTTTGCTTAAATAAGTTGCATCTTTTATTGCAAAATGAATATGATAAATACAATTTAACTTTGGAGAAGAAAAGAGAAAATCAAGAAAATGCGATTTTAGATTTATCAAAATTTTTATATGAAAAATATAAGAAGAAAGTGATAATACTAATAGATGAATACGATACACCATTAGTTACAGCACACTCACAAGGATATTACGATGAGGCAATATTTTTCTTTCGAAACTTTTTAAGTGCAGCATTAAAAGGGAATCCATATTTAGAGTTTTCAGTACTTACAGGTATATTAAGAGTAGCTAAAGAAAGTATATTTTCAGGACTAAACAATCTTGCAGTATCAACAATTTTAGATAGAGATTTTAATCATTTTGGTTTAACTGAAGAGGAAGTAGAAGAGTTGTTAAAATACTATGAATTAGAGTATGAATTAGAAGAGGTTAAAAAATGGTATAACGGATATAAGTTTGGAAATAAGTTAGTTTATAATCCATGGTCATTAATTAATTTTGCTAGTAAAAATGAGTTAAATCCTTATTGGGTAAATACAAGTGATAATACCTTGATAAAACAATTATTGACTAAAAACGATGAAAAGGTATTTGAAGAGTTAGAGCTAGTATTTAAAGGTGAAACAATATGGGAAACAATTTCGGAGAATATAATTTTTGATGATTTAGATAATATAAATACTATTTGGTCTTTAATGTTATTTTCAGGATATTTAACATATGAAGATATAAGAATTTCTACAATAACTGGACTTAAATCATATTCATTAAAAATACCTAACCAAGAGATTAAAAGTTTCTTTAGACAAAGTTTTATAGAAACGTATACAAAAGGAGATGTACATTTTTATGGTCTTATGATGGAAGATCTGTTTTTGGGGAATCTAACTTCATTTGTGAATAGATTTAAAAAAATGTATGCCTCAGCTATAAGTTATCATGATACAGGGGATAGTGAAAAGTACTATCATCACTTTATGCTAGGTTTACTTTTAACATTAGGAGACAAATATATAATAACTTCTAATAGAGAAAGTGGATATGGAAGATATGATATAGCTTTAGAACCTAAAGATAAAAGAAATTATGGGTTAATATTTGAATTTAAAATAGGGGACAAAAACTCTATTGAAGAGAAAGCTAAGGAAGCTTTAACTCAAATAAATGAAAAGAAATATGATACATCTATGAAAAATAATGGAGTATCAAAAGTTATAAAGATAGGAATGGCTTTTAGTGGCAAAGATGTAGCTATTGAAAGTGAAGTTGAGTAA
- a CDS encoding helix-turn-helix domain-containing protein, translating to MNIKIKFGKRLKEIRNQKKVTQEKLSELANIDRSYISDIERGVKSVSLEKIDQLAKALDINIVELFKF from the coding sequence ATGAATATAAAAATAAAATTTGGAAAACGTTTAAAGGAAATTAGAAACCAAAAAAAAGTAACCCAAGAAAAACTTTCAGAACTTGCTAATATTGATAGAAGTTATATTAGTGATATTGAAAGAGGAGTAAAAAGTGTATCTCTAGAAAAAATAGATCAACTTGCAAAAGCTTTAGATATTAACATTGTTGAACTATTTAAATTTTAA
- the fic gene encoding protein adenylyltransferase Fic translates to MEVKLNIKNQIELSKVEEKISKQKAKQLFDSGDIKAVQIGTFEGLQYIHKYLFEDIYDFAGKLRTVNIAKGNFRFAPLMYLEHSLKYIDTMPETTFEEIVEKYVEMNIAHPFREGNGRATRIWLDLILKQNIKQVIDWNLVDKDEYLSAMERSVIKDIEIKYLLKAALTTEINDRNLFMKGIDISYYYEGYSEFTTEEL, encoded by the coding sequence ATTGAGGTGAAATTAAATATTAAAAATCAGATAGAACTTTCAAAAGTAGAGGAGAAGATTAGTAAACAAAAAGCTAAACAACTTTTTGACTCTGGAGATATTAAAGCAGTGCAAATAGGAACTTTTGAGGGACTTCAGTATATTCACAAATATTTATTTGAAGATATATATGATTTTGCAGGAAAGTTAAGAACAGTTAATATAGCTAAAGGAAATTTTCGTTTTGCACCTTTAATGTATCTTGAACACTCGTTAAAATATATAGACACTATGCCTGAAACAACATTTGAAGAGATTGTTGAGAAATATGTTGAAATGAATATTGCTCATCCTTTTCGTGAAGGAAATGGAAGAGCAACTCGTATATGGCTTGATTTGATATTAAAACAAAATATCAAGCAAGTAATTGATTGGAATCTTGTTGATAAGGATGAATATTTATCAGCTATGGAAAGAAGTGTTATTAAAGATATTGAAATTAAATACCTTTTAAAAGCAGCATTGACTACTGAAATTAATGACCGTAATCTATTCATGAAAGGAATAGATATCAGTTACTACTACGAAGGTTACAGTGAATTTACTACAGAAGAGTTATAA
- a CDS encoding TolC family protein, whose product MKKLLGLVVLFSTVAFSRELTLESAIDLALENGKTIKTSELSKENAELNVKRAFKTALPKVTYNGQFQRAEHTTRSMIDILDSDGTIGRGEKSGYSQSVGLYQPLFRGGAITGGVLGAKASKNIADLYFWAEKRDVRLDIISLYSSIINFEKNLTVLESSRKELQARYDKQNEQLNLKLVTKADLLKTEYSILDLEAQITGTKTNLEIAKKDLKLKLMIPNNEDITLKDFQVPENLTSGIDFGKDLDEALTNSLSAKLAVNKVDYAQAEKMVARSSLLPQVDAFATYGTSKESHNFENSFDNAEWRGGVSVKWDVFSFGSGIDEYNVAKNNESIESLNKELTSDSIKLSVTKNYRELIRLQQLKNSRSKALEAATENFNIDTERYNAGLISTVDFLLSESQYRQATVDYNSAVLDYYVAFETYRSSLI is encoded by the coding sequence ATGAAAAAGTTATTAGGTTTAGTAGTTTTGTTTTCAACAGTAGCATTTTCAAGGGAGTTAACACTAGAAAGTGCAATTGACTTAGCTTTAGAAAATGGAAAAACTATTAAAACATCTGAACTTTCTAAAGAGAATGCAGAGTTAAATGTAAAAAGAGCTTTTAAAACAGCTTTGCCAAAGGTTACTTATAACGGTCAATTTCAAAGAGCGGAACATACTACACGTAGTATGATAGATATATTAGATTCAGATGGAACAATAGGTAGAGGAGAAAAAAGTGGTTACTCACAAAGTGTTGGACTTTATCAACCACTATTTAGAGGTGGAGCTATAACAGGTGGTGTTTTAGGTGCTAAAGCATCTAAAAATATAGCTGATTTATACTTTTGGGCTGAAAAAAGAGATGTGAGACTAGATATCATATCTTTATATTCAAGTATAATAAATTTTGAAAAAAACTTAACAGTTTTAGAAAGCTCTAGAAAAGAGTTGCAAGCTAGATATGATAAACAAAATGAGCAATTAAATTTAAAGTTAGTTACAAAAGCTGATCTATTGAAAACTGAGTACTCTATTTTAGATTTAGAGGCTCAAATAACTGGAACTAAAACAAATTTAGAAATAGCTAAAAAGGATTTAAAATTAAAGTTAATGATTCCAAATAACGAAGATATTACTTTAAAAGATTTCCAAGTACCAGAAAATCTAACTTCAGGAATTGATTTTGGAAAAGATTTAGACGAAGCACTAACAAATAGTTTATCTGCTAAATTGGCGGTGAATAAAGTGGATTATGCTCAAGCTGAAAAGATGGTTGCAAGATCGAGTTTATTACCACAAGTTGATGCATTTGCAACATATGGAACTTCAAAAGAGAGTCATAACTTTGAAAATAGTTTCGATAATGCCGAGTGGAGAGGTGGAGTTTCTGTGAAATGGGATGTATTTTCATTTGGAAGTGGAATTGATGAATATAATGTTGCTAAGAACAATGAGAGTATAGAATCTTTAAATAAAGAGCTAACATCAGATAGTATAAAACTGTCTGTTACAAAAAATTATAGAGAGTTGATACGTTTACAACAACTGAAAAACTCTAGAAGTAAAGCTTTAGAAGCAGCAACAGAAAACTTTAATATAGATACAGAAAGATACAATGCGGGGCTTATTTCAACTGTAGATTTCTTATTATCTGAAAGTCAATATAGACAGGCAACTGTAGATTATAACTCAGCAGTATTAGATTATTATGTAGCATTTGAAACATATAGATCGTCGCTTATATAG
- a CDS encoding efflux RND transporter periplasmic adaptor subunit, with amino-acid sequence MKKLLGILISLILIGCGNGSAKQNSKEKLGKNIKISEVKPELITRLNISSGVTEPLNEVKVVTKTGGTVKEINFKNGDKVKKGQIILVLEDQEVQSAYLKAQATYVSNKADFEIKRKNYEKFKQLYDKNLISEDEYLAKKTGYLQGESDLKSSEATYLSAKKDFEDLVVKSKLDGVITDLNLKLYEKIAANTDLVTVVDISKILVKTGVSVHEISQLSVGNKAEIDLEGIENNYFGSVYEINPVANKDNKKYQIKVEIENLEGKIKKGMYSKVLVETGKQNGYLVPKNAIVIKELYSYIFVVENDEARRIKIERGYSNGDKQEIISDELYSNMKLVTEGQFLLEDRDKVNIIE; translated from the coding sequence GTGAAAAAATTACTAGGAATATTAATATCATTAATACTAATTGGATGTGGTAATGGTAGTGCAAAACAAAACTCAAAAGAAAAGCTAGGAAAAAATATTAAAATATCTGAAGTAAAACCAGAGTTAATAACAAGACTAAATATATCAAGTGGAGTGACGGAACCTTTAAATGAGGTTAAAGTTGTAACTAAAACAGGTGGAACAGTTAAAGAAATAAACTTTAAAAATGGTGATAAAGTAAAAAAAGGTCAAATTATATTAGTCTTAGAGGATCAAGAAGTGCAATCAGCTTATTTAAAAGCTCAAGCAACATATGTTTCTAATAAAGCAGACTTTGAAATAAAAAGAAAAAACTATGAAAAGTTTAAACAACTTTACGATAAAAACCTTATATCAGAGGATGAATACCTAGCTAAGAAGACTGGGTATTTGCAAGGTGAAAGTGATTTGAAAAGTTCAGAAGCGACGTATTTATCAGCTAAAAAAGATTTTGAAGACTTAGTTGTGAAATCTAAATTAGATGGAGTTATTACAGATTTAAATCTGAAACTATATGAAAAAATAGCTGCAAATACTGATTTAGTAACAGTTGTAGATATTAGTAAAATTCTTGTAAAAACAGGAGTTTCTGTTCATGAGATAAGTCAACTATCTGTTGGAAATAAAGCAGAGATAGATTTAGAAGGAATTGAAAATAACTATTTTGGTAGTGTGTATGAAATAAATCCCGTAGCTAATAAAGATAATAAAAAATATCAGATAAAAGTAGAGATTGAAAATTTAGAAGGAAAAATAAAAAAAGGAATGTACTCTAAGGTTTTAGTTGAAACTGGTAAACAAAATGGATATTTAGTTCCTAAAAATGCTATTGTCATAAAGGAGTTATACTCATATATCTTTGTTGTAGAAAATGATGAAGCTAGAAGAATAAAGATTGAAAGAGGATATTCTAACGGAGACAAGCAAGAGATAATAAGTGATGAACTTTATTCGAATATGAAGCTTGTAACAGAGGGACAATTTTTATTAGAAGATAGAGATAAAGTTAATATTATAGAATAG
- a CDS encoding efflux RND transporter permease subunit has product MNIVQFSIKRPVVTMMIIISMVILGILTLVNLKTQLMPNYNMPMAAIRVSWKGASPDDMEKLVTKEVEKGLTSVEGIKRITTKSTMGKSALTVEFEYGVIIDNKVNDLVTAVSRIRNNLPDDIDEPVIRKTSSSGDRVMLIGLRGEDLINLKSFADNVVIPRLERIEGVGTVSVFGGLEKEISINIDPEKLEAYNLTVTDLYSTLKSSSLNFPSGYIREGDKEYLVKVSGEAKTLEDIKEIILENANGQTLYLTDVANVELSIKDRDSYGRTDGIDNIIINIEKSDVGNTVEISKIAKEELKKMEPLLPKGASFTINRDSAVDITTSINTVKSNAVTGLVLAGIILFIFLRDWRATLVVTVAIPVSIIATFGFFGAKGMTLNIISLMGLSLGVGMLVDNSIVVLDNIFRHLTELGQDRMEASENGASEVIIPIIASTATTIAVFIPIVIREGRAKEMYKDMAFSITFSLLASLIIAITFVPMICSRILKSKNTVHEEGKILKTIKKYYSKVLVLSLKYKGIVLGAMVVLFIVVVGYGSKKIGGEFMPTTDDGVYTIIAELPSGMEIEKSNRITKELEGIVGKDPQTKKFISSVSKEAVSVMVDIGPKSDRDKKVQEIMNETRKKISHIPDVKLNLVPRMAFGRGTGRDVSLILKSDDLNQLSYVSKVISEKMAANPGFTDINNSMVNGNPEVRIILDRKKMEYYGVKVNDLTLSVSYQILGGAPIKIKTANEEVDVSLRLAEEFRNSPEKIQELRIKSKDGGVVKLKDIATFEIGEGAYGIDKEDKITMVTIDANTTNGLDLVTGQKYIKEILDEVGLPKTITYSFGGSGRNMAEVNEQLKAAFVVAMFLVYFILAAQFESYILPVIVMGTVPLSVIGVYSGLLLTGQKTNTMVFVGIIMLAGIVVNNAIVLIDYIKILLEREIPLKEAILEAGRTRLRPIFMTTMTTVFGMIPLSLGIGQGSEMYKGMAIAVIFGLIFSTLLTLILIPILFYIYEVVKNKISKR; this is encoded by the coding sequence ATGAATATAGTACAGTTTTCAATAAAGCGTCCTGTTGTTACTATGATGATAATAATATCAATGGTTATACTGGGAATATTAACGTTAGTTAATTTAAAAACACAACTTATGCCAAATTATAATATGCCAATGGCTGCAATTAGAGTGAGTTGGAAAGGGGCCTCTCCAGATGATATGGAGAAGCTAGTTACAAAAGAAGTAGAAAAAGGATTAACAAGTGTAGAAGGAATTAAAAGAATAACAACAAAATCTACCATGGGAAAATCAGCATTAACAGTTGAGTTTGAATATGGTGTTATTATAGATAATAAAGTAAACGATTTAGTGACGGCAGTTAGTAGAATAAGAAATAATCTACCTGACGATATAGACGAACCTGTTATAAGAAAAACTTCATCTTCTGGAGACAGAGTAATGCTTATTGGATTACGAGGTGAAGATCTAATAAATCTAAAAAGTTTTGCAGATAATGTTGTTATACCAAGGTTGGAAAGAATAGAAGGTGTCGGAACTGTAAGTGTTTTTGGTGGTTTAGAAAAGGAAATAAGTATAAATATTGATCCGGAGAAATTAGAGGCATATAATCTTACAGTAACAGATTTATATAGTACTTTAAAAAGTTCAAGTTTAAACTTCCCATCTGGATATATAAGAGAGGGAGATAAAGAGTACTTAGTAAAAGTTTCAGGAGAAGCTAAGACTTTAGAGGATATAAAAGAGATTATTTTAGAAAATGCCAACGGTCAAACACTATATTTAACAGATGTTGCTAACGTAGAGTTAAGTATAAAAGATAGAGACAGTTATGGTAGAACTGATGGAATTGATAACATAATAATAAATATAGAGAAAAGTGATGTTGGAAACACTGTTGAAATTTCTAAAATAGCAAAAGAGGAATTAAAAAAGATGGAACCTCTTTTACCTAAGGGAGCTTCTTTTACTATAAATAGAGATTCTGCAGTAGATATAACAACATCTATAAATACAGTAAAAAGTAATGCTGTTACAGGACTTGTGCTAGCTGGAATAATACTGTTTATTTTCTTAAGAGACTGGAGAGCAACTTTAGTTGTAACAGTAGCTATACCAGTTTCTATAATTGCAACATTTGGATTCTTTGGAGCAAAAGGAATGACCCTAAATATAATATCGTTAATGGGATTATCTTTAGGAGTGGGAATGCTAGTTGATAACTCTATAGTTGTTTTAGATAATATCTTTAGACATTTAACAGAGCTAGGTCAAGATAGGATGGAAGCATCTGAAAACGGAGCTTCAGAAGTTATCATCCCAATAATAGCTTCAACAGCAACGACTATAGCAGTATTTATCCCAATAGTTATAAGAGAGGGAAGAGCAAAAGAGATGTATAAAGATATGGCTTTTTCAATCACATTCTCTTTATTAGCCTCTTTAATAATAGCAATAACATTTGTTCCTATGATATGTAGTAGAATTTTAAAATCTAAAAACACAGTTCATGAAGAGGGAAAGATTTTAAAAACTATAAAGAAGTATTACTCTAAAGTTTTAGTGTTATCACTAAAATATAAAGGAATAGTTTTAGGAGCTATGGTTGTTTTATTCATAGTTGTTGTTGGGTATGGATCTAAGAAAATTGGTGGAGAGTTTATGCCAACAACTGATGATGGTGTTTATACTATTATAGCTGAACTTCCAAGTGGTATGGAGATTGAAAAATCAAATAGAATTACAAAAGAGTTAGAAGGGATTGTTGGAAAAGATCCTCAAACGAAAAAGTTCATATCTTCAGTTAGTAAAGAAGCAGTTTCTGTTATGGTAGACATTGGTCCTAAAAGTGATAGAGATAAAAAAGTTCAAGAGATTATGAACGAAACAAGAAAAAAGATATCACATATTCCAGATGTAAAGTTAAATTTAGTTCCTAGAATGGCTTTTGGAAGAGGAACAGGAAGAGATGTATCTCTAATTTTAAAATCTGATGATTTGAATCAATTAAGTTATGTTTCTAAAGTGATTTCAGAAAAAATGGCAGCAAATCCAGGTTTTACAGATATAAATAACTCTATGGTTAATGGAAATCCAGAAGTGAGAATAATTTTAGATAGAAAAAAAATGGAGTATTATGGAGTTAAGGTTAACGATTTAACGCTTTCGGTGAGTTATCAAATATTAGGTGGAGCGCCAATAAAGATAAAGACAGCAAATGAAGAGGTAGATGTAAGTTTAAGACTTGCTGAAGAGTTTAGAAACTCTCCTGAAAAGATTCAAGAGTTAAGAATAAAATCAAAAGATGGAGGAGTTGTAAAACTTAAAGATATAGCCACTTTTGAAATTGGAGAGGGAGCTTACGGAATAGATAAAGAGGATAAAATCACAATGGTGACAATTGATGCTAATACTACAAATGGGTTAGATTTAGTGACAGGTCAAAAATATATAAAAGAGATTTTAGATGAGGTTGGGTTACCTAAAACAATAACATATTCTTTTGGTGGAAGTGGAAGAAATATGGCTGAAGTGAACGAACAACTAAAGGCTGCCTTTGTAGTGGCGATGTTTTTAGTTTACTTTATACTTGCAGCACAATTTGAATCATATATTTTACCAGTTATTGTTATGGGAACAGTTCCTCTTTCAGTTATAGGAGTTTATAGCGGACTTTTATTAACTGGGCAAAAAACAAATACGATGGTTTTTGTTGGAATCATTATGCTAGCAGGAATAGTTGTAAACAACGCAATAGTTTTAATTGATTACATAAAGATTCTTTTAGAAAGAGAGATTCCTTTAAAAGAAGCCATATTAGAGGCTGGAAGAACAAGACTAAGACCAATTTTTATGACAACAATGACAACGGTATTTGGAATGATTCCGTTATCTTTAGGAATTGGGCAAGGTAGTGAGATGTATAAAGGAATGGCTATAGCAGTTATTTTCGGACTTATATTTTCAACGCTATTGACATTAATTTTAATTCCTATATTGTTTTACATTTACGAGGTTGTAAAAAATAAAATTTCAAAGAGATAG
- a CDS encoding MarR family transcriptional regulator, with the protein MKTMEKILFKINQNPGITISELSFLLNLTKSTLSMHLKKLELNNFIKKYPFHNNLKIFKIHPTNQGKKLYLNKKLELLEKIK; encoded by the coding sequence ATGAAAACAATGGAGAAAATATTATTTAAAATAAATCAAAATCCTGGAATAACAATATCCGAATTGTCTTTTCTTTTAAATTTAACAAAATCAACTCTATCAATGCACCTAAAAAAATTAGAACTTAATAATTTTATAAAAAAATATCCATTTCACAATAATTTAAAAATTTTTAAAATTCATCCAACAAATCAAGGAAAAAAACTATATTTAAACAAAAAATTAGAGCTTTTAGAAAAAATAAAATAA